ATAAAAGAACACCTAAAAAAGTATTGTCTTGTCACACGACAAGAAATAAGTTTTTTAAAGCTTGCATTCTAGTAAGTCTTAGTGATAACACAGATAGTAGAGTTAGAAATAGACTTTATGGACAAGTCTATGGGTATCTCCAACAGGTCATCCATAAACCACCATCagcgttttttttcttcatactTCTTATTTAGTAGCAAGTTCTTCGTGAAATTGCcatgatatttttttatttagtttttaggTTGGTTCACACGAACTGGCCAAGAATttttaacatttaaaaaaaatatatatcttatttttagtattttatcaGGATAATTTTAAATATTTCCCCATGTGGGATTGTCCGACGCACAACATATCCAACCAAACCAAAATGAGTTGGCATCTTCTGCTAATAAATCTCTTTCAGTTTGATTATCATTAGATTGTAAGTAACTAATTAAGTTATCCTTTATCTTGTAATAGAGAGAAGGCATACAGCTGTGGGATAAAAAGATAGATCTGTAAATCCACTTATGCAACTAAACAATTTAGGTAAAGATAGCGTTTAGGAATTAAAAACTAGTGATCCAAGAGTAATCGTAAAGAAAATGGATAAGCATTTATTGATAATGGCAATGGCTATTTTCAGTAAAATTTTAGTTATGGACAAAAACAACAGCTAAACAAGGACTAAATTTAGATGACATTTACATTTTAATGATATATAAACAGCATAAGAAGTTTCAAAACCTCATcctcattttcatcttcaattctAATCATTGAAGGATATCTTGGGTGTCTCAGCAAAATTATTAAACTACTGATTACCAAGATATTTTTCCTTTAAAAGTTTGGTTgtgagagaaaagaaaaagagcgTTTATATAAATAAATCACAGTAAAATGGCAGGAGGTATAGCAATTCAAGCAGATACGAAGGATTATGGTGGAAAGATTACCATGTTTGTGCTCATGACTTGTCTGGTAGCCGCAACTGGTGGTCTCATCTTTGGTTATGACTTGGGGATTTCAGGAGGAGTAACTTCCATGGATGTGTTTCTGGAGAAGTTCTTTCCTTCGGTATACAAAAAAATGCAAGATGATACCGGGAAAACAAATCAGTACTGCAAATTTGATAGTCAGCTGCTAACAAGCTTTACTTCTTCTCTGTACATTGCGGCTTTGGTTGCTTCATTTGCTGCCTCTGTAACAACAAGAATCGTCGGGAGAAAAGTTTCAATGCTTGCAGGAGGGATTATATTTTTAATTGGTTCGGCCTTAAACGGTGCTGCCAGGAATGTCACGATGCTCATCCTCGGCAGAATATTACTTGGCATAGGTGTAGGGTACGCCAACCAGTCTGTTCCAGTTTATCTGTCTGAGATGGCACCTGCAAAATTGAGAGGAGCACTCAACATGGGATTTCAATTAGCCATCACGATAGGAATATTGGCAGCAAATCTGGTGAACTATGGTACAGCCAAGATCAAGGGTGGATACGGATGGAGAGTTTCATTGGCTCTGGCAGCTGTACCAGCAATCATAATGACTGTTGGTGTCATTTTTCTTCCGGACACTCCAAATTCACTCCTCGAAAGAGGTCATCAAGAGAAGGCTAAAACTATGTTGCAAAAAATCCGAGGAAACCAAGAAGTCGAAGAAGAATTTCAAGACCTTATCGAGGCAAGCGAAGCAGCAAAGAAGATTGAACATCCATGGAGGAACATACTGCAGCCGAGATACAGGCCTCAACTCATCATGTCCATTATGATTCCGTTCTTCCAACAGTTCACTGGTATCAATGTCATCATGTTTTACGCACCAGTCCTCTTTAAGACTATAGGCTTTGGCGATGATGCAGCCCTTATGTCTGCTGTTATCACTGGACTCGTCAATATGTTTGCCACT
This genomic stretch from Papaver somniferum cultivar HN1 chromosome 5, ASM357369v1, whole genome shotgun sequence harbors:
- the LOC113279543 gene encoding sugar transport protein MST6-like, which codes for MAGGIAIQADTKDYGGKITMFVLMTCLVAATGGLIFGYDLGISGGVTSMDVFLEKFFPSVYKKMQDDTGKTNQYCKFDSQLLTSFTSSLYIAALVASFAASVTTRIVGRKVSMLAGGIIFLIGSALNGAARNVTMLILGRILLGIGVGYANQSVPVYLSEMAPAKLRGALNMGFQLAITIGILAANLVNYGTAKIKGGYGWRVSLALAAVPAIIMTVGVIFLPDTPNSLLERGHQEKAKTMLQKIRGNQEVEEEFQDLIEASEAAKKIEHPWRNILQPRYRPQLIMSIMIPFFQQFTGINVIMFYAPVLFKTIGFGDDAALMSAVITGLVNMFATFVSIGTVDRVGRRMLFLEGGIQMLICQILVGVILGMKFGVEGVGSMSKSSSYLVLVLICAYVAAFAWSWGPLGWLVPSEIFPLEIRSAGQAINVSVNMFFTFIIAQAFLTLLCHMKFGLFFFFGGFVLIMTLFIFFFLPETQNVPIEEMNNIWKKHWFWGKYIPDDAIIGVHHTSTKVSDN